The proteins below are encoded in one region of Paenibacillus sp. YYML68:
- a CDS encoding LacI family DNA-binding transcriptional regulator, translating into MSSVTIKDIARMAGVSHTTVSRALNDSPLINPETKEKIKSIAVSLNYTPNYNARSLVLDRSYQIGLFFTTLHSGTSAGFLFEAMKGVNSVVRDRYNVIVHGIDDYSTFTHINRKSFDGIMLMSQSAADEPFIDYVASLDIPFIVMNREIELDDVLNLVPDDQHGAYKMTDYLLRSGHRRVAIVEGKAGFKSTQARKDGYMKALEAFGVPIREELCVQGEYNLESGYSAMKRLLALEERPTAVFCCSDDMALGAIKAAAEGGLRVPDDISVAGFDDMMYAAYVTPALTTVRRTIEQMSRFGAEKLMALMEKKLAGDSRKTMFHTEIVIRDSVKNILGGE; encoded by the coding sequence ATGAGCAGCGTGACGATCAAGGATATTGCCCGCATGGCCGGTGTGTCGCATACGACCGTATCCCGGGCGCTCAATGACAGCCCGTTGATTAATCCGGAGACGAAGGAAAAGATCAAGTCCATCGCGGTCAGCTTGAACTATACGCCGAACTATAACGCGAGAAGTCTTGTGCTGGATCGATCGTATCAGATCGGACTGTTCTTCACGACGCTTCACAGCGGAACGTCAGCGGGCTTCTTGTTCGAGGCGATGAAGGGCGTCAATTCGGTCGTGAGGGATCGATACAACGTCATCGTCCACGGGATTGATGATTATTCGACATTCACGCATATTAACCGCAAGAGCTTCGACGGCATTATGCTGATGAGCCAAAGCGCGGCGGACGAGCCGTTCATCGACTATGTGGCAAGTCTTGATATTCCGTTCATTGTGATGAATCGGGAGATCGAGCTGGACGATGTGCTGAATCTGGTGCCGGACGACCAGCATGGCGCCTATAAGATGACGGACTACCTGCTGCGAAGCGGCCACAGACGCGTTGCGATCGTGGAGGGGAAGGCGGGCTTCAAGTCGACGCAGGCGCGGAAGGACGGCTATATGAAGGCGCTGGAAGCATTCGGCGTGCCCATACGCGAGGAGCTGTGCGTTCAGGGGGAATACAATCTCGAGAGCGGCTACAGCGCCATGAAGCGTCTCTTAGCGCTCGAGGAGCGTCCGACAGCGGTCTTCTGCTGCAGTGACGATATGGCACTCGGTGCGATCAAGGCAGCTGCAGAAGGCGGCCTTCGTGTCCCTGACGATATATCGGTCGCCGGCTTCGACGACATGATGTACGCAGCTTACGTTACTCCGGCGCTGACGACCGTTCGGCGGACGATTGAGCAGATGAGTCGCTTCGGCGCGGAGAAGCTGATGGCATTAATGGAGAAGAAGCTAGCAGGGGACAGCCGGAAGACCATGTTCCATACGGAGATTGTCATTCGTGATTCTGTGAAAAACATACTCGGAGGCGAATAA
- a CDS encoding ABC transporter permease yields MRSIQLIGTIALHLLRRALGNVSGFLVHIGLPVAAIALIFGFLGPSYEAAPRVLYVNADRGPAGAFVVSELAYIHKTLRFEQVLSRAEAERAVANRRATAALIIPAGLTDELLAGPTDEARERKSAELLELTASDMSAPLRQSLERLDRRLQESAATVIGLGLPAEQWVRWLEEAQKRPIRTLTAAQGEASHDVVGLASGVLIVFMMFTAGLSVQLWTEERRQQTMRRMLAAPVKSWELAAGSLAGCFLLGSLQVWSVLLFSRFVLGFHQEVPLLQHLLVLEALLLPVLGVAATVSAVTRSAENISVIHSLISTPMCMLSGCFWSVSKMPDYLQKLALFIPQRWALDAIARLGSGAALRELGLHFAVLGLFAFVLLSLGSGMLKPSEETSS; encoded by the coding sequence ATGCGTAGCATACAGCTCATCGGTACGATCGCGCTCCACTTGCTGAGGCGGGCGCTCGGGAACGTCAGCGGCTTCCTCGTCCATATTGGCTTGCCTGTAGCGGCAATTGCACTTATATTCGGCTTCCTCGGACCGAGCTACGAGGCAGCCCCTCGTGTCCTGTATGTGAATGCAGACCGCGGACCTGCGGGAGCATTCGTCGTAAGTGAGCTCGCTTACATTCACAAGACTCTTCGCTTCGAGCAAGTGTTAAGCCGAGCGGAGGCCGAGCGAGCAGTAGCGAATCGGCGCGCTACCGCAGCGCTTATCATTCCAGCTGGGCTCACGGACGAGCTGCTGGCCGGTCCGACAGACGAAGCCCGCGAGCGGAAAAGTGCCGAGCTGCTGGAGCTGACAGCTAGCGACATGTCCGCGCCGCTAAGGCAGTCGCTGGAGCGTCTCGACAGACGCCTTCAGGAGAGCGCCGCCACCGTCATCGGCCTGGGCCTTCCTGCAGAGCAGTGGGTGCGCTGGCTGGAGGAGGCGCAGAAGCGCCCAATCCGCACGTTGACAGCTGCTCAGGGTGAAGCGTCCCATGACGTTGTCGGGCTTGCGAGCGGCGTGCTGATCGTATTCATGATGTTTACCGCAGGCTTGTCAGTCCAGCTATGGACAGAGGAGCGGAGACAGCAGACGATGCGGCGCATGCTCGCAGCGCCGGTGAAGTCGTGGGAGCTCGCTGCCGGTTCATTGGCAGGCTGCTTCCTTCTGGGCTCGCTTCAAGTGTGGAGCGTGCTGCTGTTCAGCCGCTTCGTGCTCGGCTTCCATCAAGAGGTGCCGCTGCTGCAGCATCTGCTCGTGCTCGAGGCGCTGCTGCTGCCCGTGCTCGGCGTCGCAGCTACCGTGTCGGCAGTTACGCGCAGTGCGGAGAACATCAGCGTCATCCATTCGTTAATCTCAACCCCGATGTGTATGCTGAGCGGGTGCTTCTGGTCGGTGTCGAAGATGCCTGACTATTTACAGAAGCTGGCACTCTTCATCCCGCAGCGCTGGGCGCTCGATGCGATTGCTCGGCTTGGGAGCGGGGCGGCGCTGCGGGAGCTGGGACTGCACTTTGCCGTACTGGGACTGTTCGCCTTCGTGCTGCTCAGCCTCGGCTCCGGCATGCTGAAGCCGTCTGAGGAGACGAGTTCATGA
- a CDS encoding ABC transporter permease, with product MNGWSQVFHIARSELVMLSRAREVYGILFLLPVVLIILLGLSLQEKFGAPTANVYPVQLVVVNANDADTSGIGRAVSELLAAEEERGRLVVRQASSRDTAVELILGGEAQYGLVIPKYTLLDASVAPAADGGRARVWELLPGERQAVNKAAEAVLLPYVEELSWQQAGRHAIGPKYDPAWTTIVSLPLPQSVPANGASSYTAMQYYAAAMLVMFMLYTGMMLSASLQEQRVSKTMARLLTHPVTWRAALGGKVLAYALLALLQAAAVIGFTYVACGVSWGDRLEWVAAACGLYALITVSLAVVLTAVCRTEQLSSTVFQMVIIASTLVSGGFIPTLPAAIASLGEYTFSFWTMQSLLHLMLGNAELAGEAMTISAMWAVAAAVTAIFVHRKAGFDA from the coding sequence ATGAATGGCTGGAGCCAGGTGTTTCATATCGCAAGGAGTGAGCTAGTGATGCTAAGCCGTGCGCGTGAAGTATACGGCATATTGTTCCTCCTGCCGGTTGTTCTCATTATATTGCTCGGTCTTTCGTTACAGGAAAAGTTCGGAGCGCCCACAGCCAACGTGTATCCAGTGCAGCTAGTCGTCGTGAATGCGAATGATGCCGACACAAGCGGCATAGGACGCGCAGTCTCAGAGCTCCTCGCAGCAGAGGAAGAGCGTGGACGTCTCGTGGTACGGCAGGCGTCGAGCCGAGATACGGCGGTCGAGCTCATACTTGGCGGCGAGGCTCAATATGGACTCGTAATCCCTAAGTATACGTTGTTGGACGCCTCGGTAGCCCCGGCAGCAGATGGGGGAAGGGCCAGGGTGTGGGAGCTTCTTCCAGGAGAGAGGCAGGCTGTGAATAAGGCTGCCGAAGCTGTGCTGCTGCCATATGTGGAAGAGCTCAGTTGGCAGCAGGCTGGACGGCATGCGATAGGACCCAAGTACGATCCAGCATGGACGACGATCGTATCGTTGCCGCTGCCGCAATCCGTACCAGCTAATGGCGCCTCCTCATACACGGCGATGCAATATTATGCGGCTGCGATGCTCGTCATGTTCATGCTGTATACGGGCATGATGCTGTCAGCAAGCTTGCAGGAGCAACGGGTGAGCAAGACGATGGCTAGGCTGCTGACGCATCCAGTCACTTGGCGTGCGGCTCTGGGCGGCAAGGTGCTTGCCTATGCCCTCCTTGCGCTGCTGCAGGCAGCCGCCGTAATCGGCTTTACTTATGTCGCCTGCGGCGTGAGCTGGGGTGATCGGCTTGAGTGGGTAGCGGCTGCGTGCGGGCTGTACGCTTTGATTACGGTCAGTCTGGCTGTCGTCCTTACAGCGGTCTGTCGCACAGAGCAGCTATCCAGCACAGTCTTCCAGATGGTGATCATTGCGTCGACGCTCGTTAGCGGAGGCTTCATCCCGACGCTACCGGCAGCGATTGCTAGTCTAGGGGAATATACGTTCAGCTTCTGGACGATGCAGAGTCTGCTGCATCTGATGCTTGGGAATGCCGAGCTGGCAGGTGAAGCGATGACGATCTCGGCCATGTGGGCGGTAGCTGCTGCAGTGACAGCGATATTCGTTCATCGAAAGGCGGGATTCGATGCGTAG
- a CDS encoding ABC transporter ATP-binding protein, protein MSLVRMEQVVKRYGSRLSIDHLSLSVREGEIFGLLGPNGAGKSTTIHMLCGLLRPDHGDIRVGGWSVLEHPLEVKRLIGLVPQELAIYERLTAWENVAFFAKLHGLRGRLLQERVEEALAFTGLLDRRNERPVSFSGGLKRRLNIACALAHRPRLIIMDEPTVGIDPRSRHAILDAVRQLNRMGSTFIYSSHYMEEVEAIGDRVGILDKGRLLALGTQQELRAATGSGEKLCVQLAQPLTPAAVAELEAHPRIRRVMSDGRKIELYMTTADASLQDILFILSKHGAHIHSLTRIEPNLESLFLSLTGRSLQEEGGGL, encoded by the coding sequence ATGAGTCTTGTGCGGATGGAACAGGTCGTCAAGCGGTACGGAAGCCGGCTGTCGATCGATCACTTGAGCTTGAGCGTGCGGGAGGGTGAAATATTCGGCCTGCTCGGGCCGAATGGCGCTGGCAAGAGCACAACGATCCATATGCTGTGCGGCTTGCTTCGTCCCGATCATGGCGATATTCGGGTAGGCGGCTGGTCGGTGCTCGAGCATCCGCTGGAGGTGAAGCGGCTGATCGGGCTCGTGCCGCAGGAGCTTGCGATCTACGAGCGGCTGACGGCATGGGAGAACGTCGCCTTCTTCGCCAAGCTGCACGGCTTGCGGGGGCGGCTGCTGCAGGAGCGGGTGGAGGAGGCGCTCGCCTTCACTGGATTGCTGGACAGAAGGAACGAGCGCCCCGTATCGTTCTCTGGAGGGCTGAAGCGGCGCCTCAACATTGCATGCGCGCTGGCGCACCGACCGAGGCTGATCATTATGGATGAGCCGACTGTAGGTATCGATCCGCGGTCGAGGCATGCGATCTTGGACGCCGTTCGTCAGCTGAACCGGATGGGCTCAACGTTCATCTACTCCAGCCATTACATGGAGGAGGTGGAGGCGATCGGTGACCGTGTCGGCATATTGGACAAGGGGCGGCTGCTCGCGCTCGGTACGCAGCAGGAGCTCCGGGCAGCGACGGGCAGCGGCGAGAAGCTGTGCGTACAGCTCGCGCAGCCATTGACACCAGCTGCCGTGGCAGAGCTGGAGGCGCATCCGCGCATTAGGCGAGTGATGTCGGACGGGCGTAAGATCGAGCTGTACATGACTACAGCGGATGCATCGCTTCAGGACATCTTGTTCATCTTGTCTAAGCATGGTGCACATATTCATTCCCTTACCCGCATCGAGCCGAATCTGGAGTCGTTGTTCCTCTCGTTGACAGGTCGCTCCTTGCAGGAGGAAGGCGGGGGCCTATGA
- a CDS encoding sensor histidine kinase → MVLLLRYSLIVLPAAGTISMLPLSESRPFALYIIMLLAWVELRRSWLPVRAQAIAAVAELCYMSWLSVTVDQLLLLCHLSTLLSYSLEASVAKQHYRLLLLLQLATILVPAYFEQDMRLAIAAAAVFLLAAYLTTRLEQSRHDRLELQYVYDELRHKAYELDAARQRIAAYAAQVERLAQAEERSRIAGDIHDDLGHKLIRAKMMLEAAVAVAPDREHQTYKLTELVRDQLTEALESLRHTVRALKPLETAKSADSLHRHSIHRLIEELKSSEEQQGIKIDLSLSGMPRPLYPSVELILFRNAQEAVTNAIRHGGATQITFTLNYDADQMIMKVANNGRLPAGDTLIRGVGLLGMEERVRLVGGQLKVSLQPQFAVTTVVPLYDGI, encoded by the coding sequence ATGGTATTATTACTGCGGTACTCACTCATCGTACTCCCCGCTGCTGGCACCATCAGCATGCTGCCGCTATCGGAGAGCCGACCGTTCGCATTGTACATCATTATGCTGCTCGCATGGGTCGAGCTTCGCCGCTCTTGGCTTCCAGTCAGAGCGCAAGCGATAGCGGCCGTCGCCGAGCTCTGTTACATGTCATGGCTCAGCGTCACGGTTGATCAGCTGCTGCTGCTGTGCCATCTGTCGACGTTGCTCTCCTATTCGCTTGAAGCTTCTGTCGCGAAGCAGCACTACCGATTGTTGCTGCTGCTGCAGCTGGCCACGATCCTCGTCCCGGCATACTTCGAGCAAGACATGCGCCTAGCCATTGCTGCTGCTGCGGTGTTCCTGCTGGCAGCGTACTTGACCACTCGTCTAGAGCAATCGCGACACGATCGTCTCGAGCTGCAGTATGTATACGACGAGCTCAGACATAAGGCGTACGAGCTTGACGCCGCACGACAACGTATCGCAGCTTATGCCGCGCAGGTGGAGCGACTGGCTCAAGCTGAAGAGCGCTCTCGAATTGCAGGCGACATCCATGACGACCTCGGACATAAGCTCATACGCGCGAAAATGATGCTCGAAGCCGCCGTCGCTGTTGCACCCGATCGCGAGCATCAGACCTATAAGCTCACCGAGCTCGTACGCGACCAGCTAACAGAAGCGCTGGAATCGCTCCGACATACCGTTCGCGCATTGAAGCCGCTAGAGACAGCTAAGTCGGCCGACTCTCTTCATCGCCACTCCATCCATCGGCTCATTGAAGAGCTGAAGTCTTCAGAGGAGCAGCAAGGCATCAAGATAGATCTGAGCCTGTCAGGCATGCCGCGTCCGCTCTATCCGAGCGTGGAGCTGATACTGTTCCGCAACGCCCAGGAGGCGGTGACGAACGCCATTCGCCACGGCGGGGCAACACAGATCACGTTCACACTGAACTACGACGCAGATCAAATGATAATGAAGGTAGCCAACAATGGCAGGCTGCCTGCCGGAGATACGCTTATCCGAGGCGTAGGTCTTCTAGGCATGGAGGAGCGCGTTCGGCTCGTCGGCGGTCAACTGAAGGTGAGCCTGCAGCCGCAATTCGCTGTAACGACGGTCGTACCGTTGTACGACGGCATCTAA
- a CDS encoding response regulator transcription factor gives MIRILIVDDDPFIRESLRMILELDPELSVTAVYGNGAEAHEHFLRGEEADVVLMDIRMPVCSGVEGTKRIKGTAPNVRILILTTFDDDEYIVEALRSGASGYLLKNIPPDRIVQGIKAVHHGNLLIHPDIAPKLTAWLQPQQAAATRTEHECSNEAAERHASISDQAVEQQQRRDHFKKFEKFGLTKTEKLVLEHIAGGLTNKEIAQELFLSEGTVKNYVTELLSKLELRDRTQLAIMYWREL, from the coding sequence ATGATTCGCATTTTGATCGTCGACGACGATCCTTTTATACGTGAGAGCTTACGCATGATTCTGGAGCTAGACCCGGAGCTCTCCGTCACTGCCGTATATGGCAACGGCGCCGAGGCGCACGAGCACTTCCTGCGCGGAGAAGAAGCGGACGTCGTGCTCATGGACATCCGGATGCCTGTGTGCTCTGGAGTGGAGGGCACGAAGCGGATTAAGGGTACCGCTCCCAACGTGCGCATTCTGATTCTGACGACGTTCGATGACGACGAATACATTGTCGAGGCACTGCGCAGCGGAGCCAGCGGCTACCTATTGAAGAACATCCCCCCGGATCGAATCGTTCAAGGCATTAAGGCTGTCCATCACGGCAATCTGCTCATCCATCCCGATATTGCCCCTAAGCTCACAGCTTGGCTTCAGCCTCAGCAGGCGGCAGCAACGAGGACAGAGCACGAGTGTTCCAATGAAGCGGCTGAGCGTCATGCTTCCATCTCCGACCAAGCAGTTGAACAGCAGCAGCGACGCGATCACTTCAAGAAATTCGAGAAATTCGGGCTGACGAAGACAGAGAAGCTGGTGCTGGAGCATATTGCAGGCGGGCTGACGAATAAAGAAATCGCCCAGGAGCTATTCCTGAGCGAAGGGACGGTCAAAAACTATGTAACGGAATTGTTAAGCAAGCTGGAGCTTCGGGACCGCACTCAGCTCGCGATCATGTATTGGCGGGAGCTGTAA
- a CDS encoding stalk domain-containing protein, with protein sequence MKRTHRVLLLAGLISGAFTAGVYAENVLQRVDAYLRPDFNIVVDGKPVTLESAPLVYQDKSYLPLAELSKRLGASIYWKGESKTIYINSRINDEQQQEDGSQTFELLELTNPQSTIVEYLGAKYPVLLTYNSKASGSHGLYYREKDVRRMGIDTNGLAKAKDRLTEETFVPEKELQQRWRQRPTQTYASGYEAYVIADEPHPEKLSMLRSHIKGMATRKFQDVEYTTKPIMVEKLKDKTDAYRFLYYETVRIQNQVPVSKYVEAEVKLTQDPLKPDHYTVNITSTKDLNYEADRREVGS encoded by the coding sequence ATGAAGCGTACTCATCGCGTGCTGCTCCTTGCCGGACTCATTAGCGGTGCCTTCACTGCTGGGGTGTATGCCGAGAACGTGCTGCAGCGGGTTGACGCGTACTTGCGACCCGACTTCAACATTGTGGTGGACGGTAAGCCTGTTACGCTGGAGAGCGCACCTCTTGTGTATCAGGATAAAAGCTACTTGCCGCTCGCTGAGCTGTCGAAGCGTCTTGGCGCCTCGATCTACTGGAAGGGCGAATCGAAGACGATCTATATTAACAGCCGCATCAACGATGAGCAGCAGCAGGAGGATGGCAGCCAGACGTTCGAGCTGCTGGAGCTGACGAACCCACAGTCGACGATCGTCGAATATTTAGGTGCGAAATATCCGGTGCTGCTCACCTACAATTCGAAGGCGTCCGGCTCGCATGGCTTGTACTACCGGGAGAAGGACGTTCGCCGGATGGGGATCGATACGAACGGATTAGCGAAGGCGAAGGATCGGCTGACAGAGGAGACGTTCGTCCCGGAGAAGGAGCTGCAGCAGCGCTGGAGGCAGCGGCCGACCCAGACGTACGCGTCCGGCTACGAAGCTTACGTCATTGCCGACGAGCCGCATCCGGAGAAGCTGAGCATGCTGCGCAGCCACATCAAGGGGATGGCGACCCGCAAGTTCCAGGACGTCGAATATACGACGAAGCCTATTATGGTGGAGAAGCTGAAGGACAAGACGGATGCGTATCGATTCTTATATTACGAGACGGTTCGTATTCAGAACCAGGTGCCTGTATCCAAGTATGTGGAGGCTGAAGTGAAGCTGACGCAGGACCCGCTGAAGCCCGATCATTATACGGTGAATATTACTTCGACCAAGGATCTGAACTATGAAGCGGACAGAAGAGAAGTCGGCTCCTGA
- a CDS encoding YktB family protein produces MTFTGFTAEDFDVFTIDGLEPRMEALIERVRPKLHELGSALSPALTTLCGEEMFTHVAKHARRTVHAPNDTWVAWANNKKGYKAHPHFQVGLWSTHLFVQFALIYESPNKSIFAANLEQQWDEVASSLPPHYVWSLDHMKPEGIPHTELQGETLEQLLLKLKTIKKSEALCGIHLNRHDPIVQDGPRLLAEIERVFETVMPLYRLAQQN; encoded by the coding sequence ATGACTTTTACCGGATTTACAGCTGAAGATTTCGACGTATTCACCATTGATGGACTCGAGCCCCGGATGGAGGCGCTCATCGAGCGTGTTCGGCCGAAGCTCCATGAGCTCGGCAGTGCATTAAGCCCTGCGCTCACCACCTTGTGCGGCGAGGAGATGTTCACGCACGTTGCCAAGCACGCGAGACGAACCGTACACGCCCCGAACGACACGTGGGTTGCTTGGGCGAACAATAAGAAGGGCTACAAGGCGCACCCGCACTTCCAGGTCGGCTTATGGTCGACGCACCTGTTCGTGCAATTCGCGCTTATATATGAAAGTCCGAACAAGAGCATATTCGCTGCCAATCTCGAGCAGCAATGGGACGAGGTGGCTTCGAGTCTGCCTCCGCATTACGTCTGGTCGCTTGACCATATGAAGCCTGAAGGCATCCCGCATACCGAGCTGCAGGGCGAGACACTAGAGCAGCTGCTGCTCAAGCTGAAGACGATCAAGAAGTCGGAAGCGCTGTGCGGCATTCATCTGAATCGACACGACCCGATCGTGCAGGACGGGCCTCGTCTGCTCGCGGAGATCGAGCGCGTCTTCGAGACCGTCATGCCACTGTATCGACTCGCCCAGCAAAATTAA
- a CDS encoding MFS transporter: MDKRLLVIMVLIMTIFIGFGIIIPVLPDVVTGSGAENVHLGLLLSVYSLVSFLMSPLWGSLSDRLGRRPIIMIGTLGFSASFFIFGMAGDNLMLMYVSRILGGLFSGAVTACAVAYVADITSEDNRTKGMGLVGMSIGLGFIFGPAVGGLLSSFGYHVPFFVAAALALAMFGFAAVTLKESLTEESRRKAQEAKKGSRWAAFVGSLKYLYILSFFVSFTLAGLEATLLLFQRDQIGATPTQLGIMFAVSGIVGALIQGGVVRRLIKKGQEARVIGLGLVLSAVGFILILFSSSLLTASIYLSVFAAGNALIRPCVTSLITQKTKVGQGVASGLNSSMDSLGRITGPLLGAGVYDYSHQLPFIAGAVVSLAALYLLYRYMAADRSDHRLAERLVS; this comes from the coding sequence ATGGATAAAAGACTTCTAGTTATCATGGTGCTGATAATGACGATTTTTATCGGCTTTGGCATCATTATTCCCGTACTTCCTGACGTGGTTACCGGCTCAGGCGCCGAAAATGTGCACCTCGGCTTACTCTTATCGGTCTATTCTCTAGTCTCGTTCCTCATGTCACCGCTATGGGGCAGCTTGTCTGACCGTCTGGGACGACGTCCGATCATTATGATCGGCACGCTCGGCTTCAGCGCCAGCTTCTTCATATTCGGCATGGCCGGGGACAACCTGATGCTCATGTATGTGTCGCGTATTCTTGGCGGCTTGTTCTCAGGCGCGGTCACGGCTTGCGCTGTCGCGTACGTCGCGGACATTACGTCGGAGGACAACCGAACGAAGGGGATGGGGCTGGTCGGTATGTCGATCGGTCTTGGCTTCATCTTCGGGCCGGCTGTCGGCGGCTTGCTCAGCAGCTTCGGCTATCACGTGCCGTTCTTCGTGGCGGCGGCACTGGCGCTCGCGATGTTCGGCTTCGCCGCTGTCACGCTCAAGGAATCGCTCACCGAGGAGAGCAGGCGCAAGGCTCAGGAAGCGAAGAAGGGCTCACGCTGGGCAGCGTTCGTCGGCTCGCTCAAATATTTATACATCCTGTCGTTCTTCGTCTCCTTCACGCTCGCAGGACTTGAAGCGACACTGCTGCTGTTCCAGCGCGACCAGATCGGCGCGACGCCTACGCAGCTGGGCATCATGTTCGCTGTCAGCGGTATCGTCGGGGCGTTGATTCAAGGCGGTGTCGTACGGCGTCTGATCAAAAAAGGGCAGGAAGCCCGAGTCATCGGCCTCGGTCTCGTTCTATCAGCGGTAGGCTTCATCCTGATCCTGTTCTCCAGCAGCCTGCTGACCGCCTCGATCTACTTGAGTGTATTCGCAGCAGGCAATGCGCTGATACGACCGTGTGTGACGAGTCTCATTACGCAGAAGACGAAGGTCGGTCAAGGCGTCGCCTCCGGACTGAACTCGTCGATGGACAGCCTCGGACGCATTACCGGTCCGCTGCTCGGAGCAGGGGTGTACGACTACAGCCATCAGCTGCCATTCATCGCAGGCGCGGTCGTCTCGCTTGCAGCGCTCTACTTGCTGTATCGTTACATGGCCGCGGACCGATCGGACCATCGTCTTGCCGAGCGGCTCGTCTCTTAA
- a CDS encoding aminotransferase class I/II-fold pyridoxal phosphate-dependent enzyme, translated as MTVDQTKTPLFTALKEHAARNPVQFHIPGHKKGVGMDPEYREFIGDNALSIDLINIAPLDDLHQPTGVIEQSQQLAAEAFGADYTFFSVQGTSGAIMTMIMTACSEGDKIIVPRNVHKSVMAAIIFAGAKPVFLKPVRDENLGIDHGVSTSSVKRALERHPDAKAVLVINPTYYGVCANLKEIVDVVHSYNIPVLVDEAHGVLIHFNDKLPMSAMQAGADMAATSVHKLGGSMTQSSVLNIKGSRVNVRRAKTIISMLTTTSTSYILLGSLDTSRRHLALNGKAMADHAIELANYARETINTIPGLSCFGRDILGKEATYDHDPTKVNIHVRHLGITGYDAENWLREQYNIEVELSDMYNILCLITPGDTRDNVDLLLTALRQLSEENYSVRPSTELVIKIPKIPQLTLSPRDAFYGDTELIPFKESGDRIIAEFIYVYPPGIPILLPGEVISQDLIDYITEHIEVGLPVKGPEDRSIEYVKVIVETPAIF; from the coding sequence ATGACCGTGGATCAGACGAAAACTCCCCTGTTCACCGCATTAAAGGAGCACGCTGCCCGCAATCCGGTGCAGTTTCACATTCCAGGACATAAGAAAGGCGTGGGCATGGACCCCGAATACCGGGAGTTTATCGGCGACAACGCGCTGTCCATCGACCTTATCAATATAGCGCCCCTCGATGATCTGCATCAGCCGACTGGCGTCATCGAGCAGTCGCAGCAGCTTGCTGCGGAAGCATTCGGCGCCGACTATACGTTCTTCTCCGTACAGGGCACGAGCGGCGCGATCATGACGATGATTATGACCGCCTGCTCGGAGGGTGACAAGATCATCGTACCGCGTAACGTGCACAAGTCGGTCATGGCGGCGATCATCTTCGCAGGGGCGAAGCCGGTGTTCCTGAAGCCAGTCCGCGACGAGAATCTCGGCATCGATCACGGCGTATCGACCTCCTCGGTCAAGCGCGCGCTGGAGCGTCACCCGGACGCGAAGGCTGTGCTCGTCATCAACCCGACATATTATGGCGTATGCGCGAACCTGAAGGAGATCGTCGATGTCGTGCACAGCTACAACATCCCAGTGCTCGTCGATGAGGCGCACGGTGTGCTCATTCACTTCAACGACAAGCTGCCGATGTCGGCGATGCAGGCAGGCGCTGATATGGCCGCTACGAGCGTCCATAAGCTCGGCGGCTCGATGACACAGAGCTCCGTGCTCAATATTAAGGGTAGCCGGGTGAATGTGCGCCGGGCGAAGACGATCATCAGCATGCTGACGACGACGTCGACCTCGTACATATTACTCGGCTCGCTCGATACGTCAAGACGCCACCTCGCGCTGAACGGCAAGGCGATGGCAGATCATGCGATCGAGCTGGCCAATTACGCCCGTGAGACGATCAATACGATTCCAGGCCTCAGCTGCTTCGGACGCGACATCCTCGGCAAGGAAGCGACGTACGATCACGACCCGACGAAGGTGAACATTCACGTGCGCCATCTGGGCATTACCGGCTATGACGCGGAGAACTGGCTGCGCGAGCAATACAACATCGAGGTCGAGCTTAGCGACATGTACAACATTTTGTGCCTCATTACGCCGGGCGATACGCGCGATAATGTCGATCTGCTGCTAACGGCGCTAAGACAGCTGTCCGAGGAGAATTACAGCGTTCGTCCTTCGACCGAGCTCGTGATCAAGATTCCGAAAATTCCGCAGCTGACGCTGTCCCCGCGCGATGCGTTCTACGGCGATACCGAGCTCATTCCGTTCAAGGAATCGGGTGACCGCATCATCGCGGAGTTCATATACGTCTATCCGCCGGGTATTCCGATCCTGCTCCCGGGTGAGGTCATCTCCCAGGACTTGATCGACTATATTACCGAGCATATCGAGGTTGGTCTGCCGGTGAAGGGACCGGAGGACCGGAGCATCGAATATGTGAAGGTCATCGTGGAGACGCCGGCTATTTTCTAA